A stretch of the Pirellulales bacterium genome encodes the following:
- a CDS encoding Mrp/NBP35 family ATP-binding protein, translating into MSPESLTAAAVTQALADFQDPETGRPATELGQISDVRVDGNGISLTLALTTFAAPLWDDCRKECVDLLRRRFPEAADVTVNLSVHDRPAERIGEIGLAAKAVIAVGSGKGGVGKSTIAASLAYGLSKAGAKVGLMDADVYGPSIPHLIGVNRRPDIVDGKIQPIEVDNLKVISMGFVVPAGEAVVWRGPMLHGAITQFLRDTAWGDLDYLIIDMPPGTGDIALTLSQLLPLSGAVVVCTPQDVALLDAVKAIAMFRKVNIPILGMVENMSYFLCPDNGKRYDIFGSGGAKKKAVDLDIPFLGELPINIQIRVRGDEGRIAGNFSDETCSAYLKTLYYNLTKNLVAARREQPPLPSLSVLG; encoded by the coding sequence ATGTCACCGGAATCGTTGACCGCCGCCGCCGTCACTCAAGCCTTGGCCGATTTTCAAGATCCGGAGACCGGCCGGCCGGCGACCGAATTGGGGCAGATCAGCGACGTACGCGTGGACGGAAACGGCATTTCGCTCACACTGGCTTTGACGACGTTCGCCGCGCCGTTATGGGACGATTGCCGTAAGGAATGCGTTGACCTGCTGCGGCGCCGCTTTCCCGAGGCAGCCGACGTGACCGTCAATCTGAGCGTCCACGACCGGCCCGCGGAACGTATCGGCGAAATCGGGTTGGCGGCCAAGGCCGTGATCGCGGTCGGATCCGGAAAAGGAGGTGTCGGCAAAAGTACCATCGCCGCATCGCTTGCTTATGGTCTAAGCAAAGCCGGCGCGAAGGTGGGCCTGATGGATGCCGACGTTTACGGCCCCAGCATTCCGCACCTGATCGGTGTGAACCGGCGCCCTGACATTGTCGACGGGAAGATTCAACCGATCGAGGTCGACAACTTAAAAGTGATTTCGATGGGCTTCGTCGTGCCGGCCGGCGAAGCGGTCGTGTGGCGCGGCCCGATGCTGCACGGCGCTATCACGCAGTTTTTGCGCGATACGGCCTGGGGCGATCTCGATTACCTGATCATCGACATGCCGCCAGGCACCGGCGATATCGCGCTGACCTTGTCGCAACTACTGCCGTTGTCAGGCGCCGTCGTAGTATGCACGCCGCAGGACGTGGCACTGCTGGACGCCGTGAAGGCGATCGCGATGTTCCGCAAAGTGAACATTCCGATCCTGGGTATGGTCGAGAACATGAGCTACTTTCTCTGCCCCGATAACGGCAAGCGATACGACATCTTCGGCTCAGGCGGGGCGAAGAAAAAGGCGGTCGATCTCGACATTCCTTTCTTGGGCGAGTTGCCGATCAACATCCAGATTCGCGTCCGCGGGGACGAAGGGCGCATCGCCGGCAACTTTAGCGACGAAACCTGCTCGGCATATCTCAAGACGCTCTATTACAACCTGACCAAGAACCTGGTCGCGGCCCGGCGCGAGCAACCACCATTGCCCAGCCTGTCGGTGCTTGGATAG
- a CDS encoding site-2 protease family protein, producing the protein MFFVEPPPTQYDLHFQVAGVPVRIHPMFWLMTALLGLGSEGDPTQVLLWVVAVMVCILVHELGHVAAFRFYGMSAHVVLHAFGGLAIPSAGRWGGAGRSRETWLADTVIALAGPFAGFLFAGVIFLGLVLSGRSPQLEFDPHLLVYMHWVRFDAQNVNILLWNMQFINIFWGIINLLPIFPLDGGQVSRAVLGRLNPHDGLRQSLMLSVVAAVGLAVMCVFRWQAMYGGMFFGYMGYQSFMMLQQMSGGGFGGRRW; encoded by the coding sequence GTGTTTTTTGTCGAACCACCGCCGACGCAATACGACCTGCACTTTCAAGTGGCGGGCGTGCCCGTGCGCATCCACCCAATGTTCTGGCTGATGACCGCGCTGTTGGGGCTCGGCTCGGAGGGGGACCCGACGCAGGTGCTGCTGTGGGTCGTGGCGGTCATGGTCTGCATACTAGTGCATGAACTGGGGCACGTCGCCGCGTTTCGTTTTTATGGAATGAGTGCGCACGTCGTGTTGCATGCATTCGGAGGCCTGGCGATCCCGTCGGCCGGCCGATGGGGCGGAGCGGGCCGCTCGCGCGAGACTTGGTTGGCTGATACCGTGATTGCTCTGGCCGGACCGTTCGCCGGATTTCTTTTTGCCGGCGTCATTTTTCTCGGTCTGGTGCTCAGTGGGCGATCGCCCCAGTTGGAATTCGATCCGCACCTGCTGGTCTACATGCACTGGGTCAGGTTCGATGCTCAGAATGTCAACATCCTGCTGTGGAACATGCAGTTCATCAATATTTTCTGGGGCATCATCAACCTGCTGCCGATCTTTCCGCTCGACGGCGGCCAGGTGTCGCGGGCGGTGCTGGGACGATTGAACCCGCATGACGGTTTACGACAATCGCTGATGTTGTCAGTCGTCGCGGCAGTGGGACTAGCCGTGATGTGCGTCTTTCGCTGGCAAGCCATGTACGGCGGAATGTTTTTCGGCTACATGGGCTATCAAAGCTTCATGATGTTGCAGCAGATGTCGGGCGGGGGATTTGGCGGACGGCGATGGTAG
- a CDS encoding ABC transporter ATP-binding protein — protein sequence MSRLTLLAHDQRAASQESRTRETTDARIVRNELIECVGLSKTYTDGQVAALANIDLTIRRHEFVVIMGPSGSGKSTLLQILGLLDAPTAGELHFEGHPLSSLRNTDRMRAEKIGFVFQSFHLLPMLTAIENVQVPMFESLLRPNERVSKSSALLAQAGIDHRAHHLPHSMSVGERQRVAIARSLANDPLLLLADEPTGALDTKTGEEILDLFVDLHERLGMTVVLVTHDPRVADRAQRLIRIRDGRIESDERR from the coding sequence ATGAGCAGGCTTACCCTTCTCGCGCACGACCAGCGGGCCGCATCGCAAGAGTCGCGCACTCGAGAGACAACCGACGCACGCATTGTCCGTAACGAACTAATCGAGTGCGTCGGCCTGTCGAAAACGTACACGGATGGGCAAGTTGCGGCGCTCGCGAATATCGACCTGACGATTCGCCGCCACGAGTTTGTCGTGATCATGGGACCCAGCGGCAGTGGCAAGTCGACGCTGCTGCAAATCCTGGGCCTGCTCGACGCCCCCACCGCCGGCGAATTGCACTTCGAAGGTCACCCGCTTAGCTCGCTGCGTAATACCGACCGGATGCGGGCTGAGAAGATCGGCTTCGTCTTTCAATCGTTTCATCTGCTGCCGATGTTGACGGCGATTGAGAACGTACAGGTGCCGATGTTCGAAAGCTTGCTTCGGCCAAACGAGCGAGTTTCCAAATCGTCAGCCCTATTGGCCCAGGCGGGCATCGATCATCGGGCGCACCATTTGCCGCACAGCATGTCGGTCGGAGAACGTCAGCGTGTGGCGATCGCCCGCTCACTGGCGAATGATCCGCTATTACTGCTGGCTGACGAGCCGACCGGAGCGCTCGACACCAAGACAGGCGAAGAAATTCTCGACCTGTTTGTCGATCTGCACGAACGCTTGGGAATGACCGTGGTGCTGGTCACGCACGATCCACGTGTGGCGGACCGGGCCCAGCGACTGATTCGTATTCGCGACGGGCGCATCGAATCGGACGAGCGCCGCTGA
- a CDS encoding PEP-CTERM sorting domain-containing protein yields MAIPNFLYSGASFNLNGQNRTNGAPLATAWSSTTGNTAFVSGSFSTTIGGSLSGGTINSVQFIAGSSTMTALTSGNFRPNPAAFNSAAPVPNYNNNSPHAADYGGVVHSATFANAAYFSLSSSTVDLETTNPVSVVTNQFPVNLVGNSLITGLSTTLFGLQGGNVPLLGTIIPNQLTPLSGLSQGDVATGMGNFVLGSSGNPTTLTIPISVPFSIPIGGGIFLNGTATGQVVASAVPEPSTLGLAGLAGTFVAVWMRRRQRAGVCRTS; encoded by the coding sequence TTGGCGATTCCGAATTTCTTGTACTCCGGGGCGTCGTTCAACCTCAACGGACAGAACCGCACGAATGGTGCGCCGTTGGCGACAGCTTGGAGCTCGACGACGGGAAATACGGCTTTCGTGTCGGGCAGTTTTTCGACGACCATCGGCGGCAGTCTTTCAGGCGGAACGATCAATTCCGTGCAGTTCATCGCCGGAAGTTCGACGATGACCGCCTTGACGTCCGGCAATTTTCGACCCAATCCAGCGGCCTTTAATTCCGCCGCGCCAGTGCCGAATTACAACAACAACAGTCCTCATGCAGCCGACTATGGCGGGGTCGTTCACTCAGCCACCTTTGCAAACGCTGCCTATTTCAGCCTCTCGAGTTCTACTGTTGACCTGGAAACCACCAACCCGGTTTCCGTGGTGACCAACCAGTTCCCTGTGAACCTGGTGGGCAATTCTTTGATCACGGGATTGAGCACGACGCTGTTTGGCCTCCAAGGTGGGAACGTACCGCTGCTGGGCACGATCATCCCCAATCAACTGACGCCGCTCAGCGGGCTGTCTCAAGGCGACGTAGCGACGGGAATGGGTAATTTCGTTTTGGGATCTTCCGGCAACCCGACGACATTGACGATTCCGATCTCGGTGCCGTTTTCGATTCCGATCGGTGGTGGGATCTTTCTTAACGGTACCGCAACAGGTCAGGTTGTTGCATCAGCAGTTCCCGAACCGTCTACCCTGGGTTTAGCTGGTCTCGCGGGCACGTTCGTAGCCGTCTGGATGCGGCGACGGCAACGAGCTGGCGTCTGCAGAACGTCATGA
- a CDS encoding methylated-DNA--[protein]-cysteine S-methyltransferase has translation MDERYRYSIDIPCPVGVWTVVSAGAAVIGIYLAKHKNRPDFPSNLPADRICKQAAIQIEEYFAGDRDQFDLPLAPMGTEFEKRVWNALLEIPFGTTWSYGQLARYIGSPKAARAVGAANGRNPISLVIPCHRVIGSSGKHVGYGGGLPVKAWLLAHEGAECGATVAVS, from the coding sequence ATGGACGAGCGCTACCGTTATTCAATCGACATTCCGTGCCCCGTTGGCGTGTGGACCGTGGTGTCTGCCGGTGCAGCCGTGATTGGAATCTATCTGGCCAAGCACAAGAATCGGCCGGACTTTCCGAGTAATCTGCCTGCCGATCGAATCTGCAAACAGGCTGCGATACAGATTGAGGAATATTTTGCCGGTGATCGCGACCAGTTCGATCTGCCGCTGGCGCCAATGGGTACCGAATTCGAAAAGCGAGTTTGGAACGCGCTTCTAGAAATCCCGTTCGGCACCACCTGGAGCTATGGTCAACTGGCGCGATATATCGGTTCGCCCAAGGCGGCCCGCGCCGTCGGCGCCGCCAATGGTCGCAATCCGATCAGCCTGGTGATCCCTTGTCACCGCGTGATTGGCTCAAGCGGCAAGCATGTGGGTTACGGCGGCGGGCTGCCGGTGAAGGCCTGGTTGCTCGCCCATGAAGGGGCCGAATGCGGCGCGACTGTCGCCGTCTCGTAA
- a CDS encoding AlkA N-terminal domain-containing protein, with product MNLDHDSCYRALLARDPRFDGLFFVGVKTTKIYCRPVCTARTPYRVNCTFYPSAAAAESARFRPCLRCRPELAPGQAPMDAPQQTAWRAAARIQAGALTGGSLELLADELGVSSRQLRRVTKQFLGASPVELAQTQRLLLAKQLLTETRLPVIDVALASGFSSVRRFNALVRSSYGMTPRNMRRKNGNDVTGEPLTLTLAYRPPLAWREMLDFLALRAIPGVEQVIDDSYLRTVSIGRDRGWVRVRPRHDRATLIVDVAPSLLRSLPEIIVRLRGLFDLNARPDVIAALLAKDARLRAAVRRHPGLRVPGGFDEFEVAVRAVVGQQNSVRAATTISGRLAATFGDSIETPFTGVNRLTPTAETLVSAAPARLAGLGLTSRRAQSIVALAKVVADRRLTLAAGVPPEETIVALAEVAGIGDWTAQYIAMRALRWPDAFPAGDLILKRFLGDGSERRARLAAEAWRPWRAYGAMYAWMMRTS from the coding sequence ATGAATCTCGACCATGACTCCTGTTATCGGGCATTACTCGCACGCGACCCGCGTTTCGACGGACTATTTTTCGTTGGCGTAAAGACCACGAAAATCTATTGCCGTCCGGTCTGCACGGCACGCACGCCGTACCGGGTGAATTGCACGTTTTATCCGAGCGCCGCCGCGGCCGAGTCGGCCCGCTTTCGTCCTTGTCTGCGCTGTCGTCCGGAACTGGCGCCGGGGCAAGCGCCCATGGACGCGCCCCAGCAGACCGCGTGGCGCGCTGCGGCCCGTATCCAGGCAGGTGCGCTGACCGGCGGTAGTTTGGAATTACTGGCCGACGAACTCGGCGTCAGCTCGCGTCAACTCCGCCGTGTCACGAAGCAGTTCCTGGGAGCTTCGCCTGTGGAGCTAGCGCAAACGCAACGGTTGCTTTTGGCGAAGCAGTTGCTAACCGAGACACGCTTGCCGGTGATCGATGTCGCACTGGCCAGCGGTTTCAGTAGTGTGCGCCGCTTCAACGCGTTGGTGCGGTCGTCCTACGGAATGACGCCGCGCAATATGCGGCGCAAAAATGGCAACGACGTGACGGGTGAACCGCTGACGTTGACGCTGGCGTACCGCCCGCCATTGGCATGGCGCGAAATGCTCGACTTCCTCGCCCTGCGCGCCATTCCGGGCGTCGAGCAGGTCATCGACGATTCGTACCTGCGGACGGTCAGCATCGGGCGAGATCGGGGTTGGGTGCGCGTTCGGCCGCGCCATGATCGGGCCACGCTGATCGTGGACGTTGCCCCGTCGCTGTTACGTTCGCTACCTGAAATTATCGTACGGCTGCGCGGCTTGTTCGATCTGAACGCCCGGCCCGACGTGATTGCGGCGCTGCTGGCGAAGGACGCTCGCCTGCGCGCGGCAGTCCGACGTCATCCCGGACTGCGCGTCCCTGGCGGCTTTGATGAATTCGAAGTCGCTGTGCGAGCAGTCGTCGGGCAGCAAAACAGCGTGCGCGCGGCAACGACCATCTCCGGACGTCTGGCCGCGACGTTCGGCGACTCGATCGAAACTCCGTTCACAGGGGTGAATCGTCTGACACCCACAGCAGAGACGCTTGTGAGCGCAGCACCTGCTCGCTTGGCCGGGCTTGGGCTGACTTCGCGACGTGCTCAGTCGATCGTGGCACTGGCAAAGGTCGTCGCCGATCGAAGATTGACGCTGGCGGCCGGCGTTCCGCCCGAAGAGACGATTGTCGCGCTCGCCGAGGTTGCAGGAATCGGCGACTGGACCGCCCAATACATTGCGATGCGTGCTCTGCGCTGGCCGGACGCATTTCCAGCGGGAGATCTAATTTTGAAACGTTTCCTTGGTGACGGGAGCGAGCGCCGCGCACGATTGGCCGCCGAGGCATGGCGTCCCTGGCGCGCGTATGGCGCGATGTACGCCTGGATGATGCGCACTTCCTGA
- a CDS encoding TIM barrel protein encodes MSRAHALPRLASLFAQQRPSPGVSRRAWLSMSAATGVAAAALATQAQTPATATTDDPEWKIENGRIKQSVVQWCFNPMPLEDLARAAAAMGLKSVEIVAPTDWPILKKYGLVCAMTPSHGFVRGLNHTEYHAECIEILTAAIEATADAGFPSVITFSGMREGISEEEGMKNTVDGLKKILPLAEKRKVNLCIEPLNTRVDVEMKGHPGYQCDRVEWAVEVCDRIGSPRMKILFDIYHTQIMQGDVITRLRQYKDYIGHYHTAGVPGRNDLDLMQEINYPAVMQAIVETGYQGYVGQEYIPLGADKIRALRRGVRLCDV; translated from the coding sequence ATGTCGCGCGCCCACGCTTTGCCGAGATTGGCGTCCCTTTTTGCCCAGCAACGCCCGTCGCCCGGCGTCTCGCGGCGGGCCTGGCTTTCGATGTCGGCGGCCACGGGCGTGGCAGCCGCGGCGCTTGCCACTCAAGCGCAAACGCCTGCCACGGCCACCACCGATGATCCAGAATGGAAAATCGAAAACGGACGTATTAAGCAGTCGGTCGTGCAGTGGTGCTTCAACCCGATGCCGCTCGAGGATCTCGCCCGGGCGGCGGCGGCGATGGGTTTGAAGTCGGTCGAAATCGTGGCGCCCACGGACTGGCCCATTCTGAAAAAGTACGGGCTCGTTTGTGCCATGACTCCCAGCCACGGGTTTGTCCGCGGCTTGAATCACACCGAGTATCACGCCGAATGCATCGAGATACTCACTGCCGCGATCGAAGCCACGGCCGATGCCGGATTTCCCAGCGTCATCACCTTCTCGGGCATGCGCGAGGGGATTAGTGAGGAAGAGGGGATGAAAAACACGGTCGACGGCTTGAAGAAGATTCTGCCGCTGGCCGAGAAGCGGAAAGTCAATCTCTGCATCGAACCGCTCAATACCCGCGTTGACGTCGAGATGAAAGGGCATCCAGGCTATCAATGCGACCGCGTGGAATGGGCCGTCGAAGTGTGCGATCGCATCGGCTCGCCGCGCATGAAGATCCTGTTCGACATCTATCACACGCAGATCATGCAAGGGGACGTCATCACGCGATTGCGGCAGTACAAGGATTACATCGGTCATTACCACACGGCCGGCGTCCCAGGCCGCAACGACCTCGACCTGATGCAAGAGATCAACTACCCGGCCGTCATGCAGGCGATCGTCGAGACCGGTTACCAGGGGTACGTCGGCCAGGAGTATATTCCGCTGGGCGCGGATAAGATCCGCGCGCTGCGCCGCGGCGTTCGCCTGTGCGACGTGTAA
- a CDS encoding sulfate ABC transporter substrate-binding protein, with the protein MIKRHSTLAILVLALAAGCSQQAGEVELLHVSYDPTRELFEAVNTAFLGEYNKQNSPDLTIRQSHGGSASQARSVIDGLEADVVSLPLWSDVDAIRKAGLIDADWEERFPNKSLPYFSTIVFVVREGNPKQVKDWADLVRGDIEVITPSPKTSGNGKLSFLAAWGSVLLRGGSKDDAVKYVTELYKRVPVLDPGARGSTTTFAQKEIGDVHLTWENEAWLEIRESGNKLEIVYPPISIRAEPKVALVDANVKRHNTAKAAEAYLNFLYTPAGQEIVAQNYYRPIQEDVLAKHAQSFPPLELFTIDKIAPGWSEAITEYFEEGAVFDQIYESAVKGK; encoded by the coding sequence ATGATTAAACGGCATTCGACCCTCGCGATATTGGTTTTGGCCCTGGCCGCTGGTTGCTCGCAACAGGCCGGCGAGGTCGAGTTGCTGCACGTCTCGTACGATCCCACCCGAGAGCTGTTCGAAGCCGTGAATACGGCATTCCTCGGGGAGTACAACAAGCAGAACTCACCGGACCTCACGATTCGCCAATCGCACGGCGGTTCGGCCAGTCAGGCCCGTAGCGTGATCGACGGGCTGGAAGCGGACGTCGTTTCGCTGCCGCTATGGTCCGACGTCGACGCGATTCGCAAGGCGGGGTTGATCGACGCCGACTGGGAGGAGCGCTTCCCCAATAAATCTCTACCGTATTTCTCCACGATCGTTTTCGTGGTCCGCGAAGGGAATCCGAAGCAGGTTAAAGATTGGGCCGACCTCGTTCGAGGCGATATCGAGGTCATCACCCCCAGCCCGAAGACTTCGGGTAACGGCAAGCTGTCGTTCCTGGCCGCATGGGGCAGCGTGCTGCTGCGAGGTGGTTCGAAGGACGACGCGGTGAAGTACGTCACCGAATTGTACAAGCGGGTCCCGGTTCTTGACCCGGGTGCCCGCGGATCAACGACCACCTTTGCACAAAAGGAGATCGGTGACGTGCATCTCACTTGGGAAAACGAAGCCTGGCTGGAAATTCGGGAGTCGGGCAACAAGCTCGAAATCGTTTATCCGCCCATTAGCATTCGCGCCGAACCGAAGGTCGCGCTCGTAGATGCGAACGTCAAGCGTCATAACACCGCCAAGGCGGCCGAAGCGTATCTGAACTTCCTCTACACGCCCGCCGGCCAAGAGATCGTTGCCCAGAACTACTACCGTCCCATTCAAGAGGACGTGTTGGCCAAGCACGCCCAGTCGTTCCCGCCGCTCGAGTTGTTCACCATCGACAAGATCGCACCGGGCTGGTCCGAGGCCATCACCGAGTACTTCGAAGAAGGTGCCGTTTTCGATCAGATCTACGAATCTGCCGTCAAAGGCAAGTAG
- the cysT gene encoding sulfate ABC transporter permease subunit CysT: MADSNRNVLPGFRLSLGFTMLYLGAMVLLPLAACAIKASSLSAGEFWAAVWTPRARAAYGLTIGASLVSAVVDSVLGLLVAWVLVRYEFPGKRLLDSIVDVPFALPTAVAGLVYSSLYVRNGWLGRFLVPLGIEAAYTRLAVVLVLVFIGLPFVVRALQPVLESLEAETEEAAALLGATRWQTFRWVIIPLVLPALVTGFSLSLARALGEYGSVVFVSANKPFQTEIAPMLIVARLESFAYSEATAIAVVLLTMSFALLVVINVLERWSKRHYA; this comes from the coding sequence ATGGCTGACAGCAATCGCAACGTACTGCCAGGTTTTCGCCTGAGCCTTGGGTTCACGATGTTGTACCTGGGGGCGATGGTGCTGTTGCCGCTGGCGGCGTGCGCGATCAAAGCTAGTTCGCTTTCAGCGGGCGAATTCTGGGCGGCGGTCTGGACACCGCGTGCCCGCGCGGCCTACGGCCTGACGATCGGCGCAAGCCTTGTGTCGGCCGTCGTCGATAGCGTGCTCGGGCTGTTGGTGGCCTGGGTGCTGGTGCGGTACGAATTCCCTGGCAAGCGCCTTCTCGACTCGATCGTCGACGTCCCCTTTGCCCTGCCAACGGCAGTTGCTGGGCTGGTTTATTCGAGCTTATATGTCCGCAATGGCTGGCTGGGCAGGTTCCTGGTGCCATTGGGAATCGAGGCTGCTTACACACGCCTGGCCGTGGTGCTGGTGCTGGTATTCATCGGGCTGCCGTTCGTGGTTCGCGCTCTCCAGCCAGTTTTGGAAAGCCTGGAAGCTGAGACCGAGGAAGCGGCCGCGCTCCTAGGCGCGACGCGCTGGCAGACCTTTCGCTGGGTGATTATCCCGCTGGTGCTGCCCGCACTGGTGACAGGTTTTTCGCTGTCACTGGCCCGCGCGCTGGGGGAATACGGTTCGGTGGTCTTCGTTTCGGCGAACAAGCCGTTTCAGACCGAGATTGCGCCAATGCTGATCGTCGCGCGGCTCGAATCGTTTGCTTACAGCGAAGCCACGGCGATCGCGGTGGTGTTGTTGACGATGTCGTTTGCACTCCTGGTCGTAATCAACGTCCTGGAGCGATGGAGCAAGCGGCACTATGCATAA
- the cysW gene encoding sulfate ABC transporter permease subunit CysW produces the protein MHNPPQLSSIRQGSARADHPALRWTLIGLTFAVIGVLVIIPVINVFAQAFSAGWTTYWQSLFADRDTRHAVLLTLIVAPIAVGVNTVFGVAAAWAIARFRFPGRTLLTTLIDLPFSVSPVVAGLSIVLIFGLQGYLGPWLREHHIKVIFALPGLILATTFVTLPFVARELIPVMEAIGSEEEVAAVSLGANPWQTFWYITLPNIKWGLLYGVVLCNARAMGEFGAVYVVSGHIAGRTDTMPLRVEKLFQEYNTPGSFAVASVLTLLALVTLAAKVALERKTRAQLREATAPADGGDDTTIAQPISVASGAPTLVAKQNTPQPRLMVEFSRRHSAVSLHAAAQHAAGSQG, from the coding sequence ATGCATAACCCCCCGCAATTGTCGAGCATCCGCCAAGGTTCGGCCCGCGCCGATCACCCGGCCCTCCGCTGGACGCTGATCGGCCTGACGTTCGCCGTGATTGGTGTATTAGTAATCATTCCCGTGATCAACGTTTTCGCTCAGGCCTTCTCGGCGGGTTGGACAACCTACTGGCAAAGCCTGTTTGCCGATCGCGATACTCGGCACGCCGTGCTGCTGACCTTGATCGTGGCGCCGATTGCGGTAGGAGTGAACACGGTGTTCGGCGTGGCTGCGGCCTGGGCCATCGCGCGTTTCCGCTTTCCGGGGCGCACGCTGCTGACGACGCTGATCGATCTGCCGTTTTCCGTATCGCCCGTCGTGGCCGGCTTGTCGATCGTGCTGATTTTCGGCTTGCAAGGTTATCTCGGTCCTTGGCTGCGCGAGCATCACATCAAGGTGATCTTCGCCCTGCCGGGCCTGATTCTGGCGACCACCTTCGTCACGCTTCCCTTCGTGGCGCGGGAGTTGATCCCTGTCATGGAAGCGATCGGCTCGGAAGAGGAGGTCGCCGCGGTCAGCCTGGGCGCGAACCCTTGGCAAACCTTCTGGTATATCACGCTGCCAAACATCAAGTGGGGTCTGCTGTATGGCGTTGTATTGTGCAACGCTCGTGCGATGGGCGAGTTTGGCGCGGTGTACGTTGTCTCGGGTCACATCGCGGGACGCACCGACACGATGCCGCTGCGCGTCGAGAAACTTTTCCAGGAATACAACACGCCAGGCTCGTTCGCCGTGGCGAGCGTGCTGACACTGCTGGCCTTGGTAACGCTGGCGGCCAAGGTGGCGCTGGAGCGCAAGACGCGTGCCCAACTGCGCGAAGCCACGGCACCAGCCGACGGCGGTGACGACACAACGATCGCACAACCAATCTCCGTTGCCAGCGGCGCTCCCACATTGGTTGCCAAGCAAAACACACCGCAGCCTCGTTTGATGGTCGAGTTCTCGCGGCGACACAGTGCAGTCTCGCTTCATGCCGCGGCACAACATGCCGCAGGGAGCCAGGGATGA
- a CDS encoding sulfate/molybdate ABC transporter ATP-binding protein: MSIKVDNVSKRFGSFQALDSVNVQAEGGALLALLGPSGSGKTTLLRVIAGLETADTGSIFYEDEDVTGQSARERNIGFVFQHYALFRHMTVFDNVAFGLKVRGWSKQKAQDRVRELLALVRLDALERRFPSQLSGGQRQRVALVRALAIEPKVLLLDEPFGALDAKVRQELRQWLRRLHDEIRVTSIFVTHDQEEAFEVADKVVVMHGGRVEQEGTPEEVFEHPANAFVMDFLGNVNVFHGRLQSGRAHAGGLELEYPDYPHDQAVPATLYVRPHELDLDRTAEGPGSLRVRVDRVNAAGSVAKVFVHSQEFGVGMHVELSAERYAELNFRPGDLLYVSPRRVRVFVPEGADLPDFVI; encoded by the coding sequence ATGAGCATTAAAGTCGACAACGTGAGCAAGCGCTTCGGCAGCTTTCAAGCGCTCGACTCGGTCAACGTCCAAGCCGAGGGAGGAGCGTTGTTGGCGCTGCTCGGTCCCTCGGGCTCGGGCAAGACAACGCTGCTGCGCGTCATTGCGGGGCTGGAAACCGCCGACACTGGGTCGATATTCTACGAGGACGAGGACGTCACGGGCCAATCCGCTCGCGAACGTAACATCGGATTCGTCTTTCAGCATTACGCCCTGTTCCGGCACATGACCGTCTTCGACAACGTGGCCTTCGGCTTGAAGGTGCGCGGCTGGTCGAAGCAAAAGGCGCAGGATCGCGTCCGCGAACTCTTGGCACTGGTAAGACTCGATGCGCTTGAACGCCGCTTTCCGTCGCAGCTCTCAGGCGGGCAACGGCAGCGCGTGGCGCTGGTGCGGGCCCTGGCCATCGAGCCGAAGGTGCTGCTGCTGGACGAGCCGTTCGGCGCGCTCGACGCCAAGGTGCGTCAAGAACTGCGGCAATGGCTGCGCCGACTGCACGACGAGATTCGCGTGACCAGTATCTTTGTGACGCACGACCAGGAAGAAGCGTTCGAGGTGGCCGACAAAGTTGTCGTCATGCACGGCGGTCGCGTCGAGCAGGAAGGGACGCCTGAGGAAGTCTTCGAGCATCCGGCCAACGCCTTCGTCATGGACTTCTTAGGAAACGTAAACGTCTTTCACGGCCGGCTGCAAAGTGGGCGCGCCCACGCGGGCGGGTTGGAGTTGGAATACCCCGACTATCCGCACGACCAGGCAGTACCGGCCACGCTTTATGTACGACCGCACGAGCTGGATCTGGACCGCACGGCCGAAGGGCCGGGCAGTTTGCGCGTGCGTGTCGATCGGGTGAATGCCGCTGGCAGCGTCGCCAAGGTGTTTGTGCACTCGCAGGAATTCGGCGTGGGTATGCACGTCGAGCTGAGCGCCGAACGCTATGCCGAATTGAATTTTCGGCCCGGTGATTTGCTGTACGTATCGCCGCGGCGCGTGCGGGTCTTCGTCCCTGAAGGCGCGGACCTCCCCGACTTTGTGATCTAG
- a CDS encoding YezD family protein, producing the protein MDEQHRIDTTTITARPDARIDQVLSQVRQALAGLQYGQIAITVQDGVVIQIERVERVRLGRGSK; encoded by the coding sequence ATGGACGAACAACACAGAATCGACACAACAACGATCACGGCGCGCCCCGATGCGCGCATCGACCAGGTATTAAGCCAGGTGCGCCAGGCTTTGGCAGGTTTGCAATACGGACAAATCGCGATCACGGTCCAGGATGGGGTGGTGATTCAAATCGAGCGAGTCGAACGGGTGCGCCTCGGTCGTGGATCGAAATAA